In one window of Anser cygnoides isolate HZ-2024a breed goose chromosome 3, Taihu_goose_T2T_genome, whole genome shotgun sequence DNA:
- the PAQR8 gene encoding membrane progestin receptor beta, whose product MTAILERLSTLSLSGQQLSRLPRLLEDGLPKMPSTVQEAEVPQLFREPYIHAGYRPTGQDWRYYFLSLFQKHNEVVNVWTHLLAALAVLLRFKTFVEVEQLPVDAWSLPLFVFVLSSVTYLTCSLLAHLLQSKSELSHYTFYFVDYVGVSIYQYGSALAHFYYSSDQAWYDKFWLFFLPAAAFCGWLSCAGCCYAKYRYRRPYPIMRKMCQVIPAGLAFVLDISPVAHRVVVCHLGGCEEDAAWYHTYQILFFLISAYFFSCPVPEKYFPGSCDIVGHAHQIFHTFLAICTLSQLEAICLDYKNRQEIFLKRHGPFSIYLSCVSFVGLVACSALTAYVLRCRIKASLAKKDS is encoded by the coding sequence ATGACGGCCATCCTGGAGCGCCTCAGCACGCTGTCCCTCAGCGGGCAGCAGCTCAGCCGCCTCCCCCGGCTGCTGGAGGACGGCCTCCCCAAAATGCCCTCCACCGTCCAAGAGGCCGAGGTGCCGCAGCTCTTTCGGGAGCCGTACATCCACGCCGGGTACCGTCCCACCGGCCAGGACTGGCGGTACTACTTCCTCAGCCTCTTCCAGAAGCACAACGAGGTGGTCAACGTGTGGACTCACCTCCTGGCGGCgctggccgtgctgctgagGTTCAAGACGTTCGTGGAGGTGGAGCAGCTGCCCGTGGACGCGTGGTCCTTGCCCTTGTTCGTCTTTGTCCTCTCCTCCGTCACCTACCTGACCTGCAGCCTCTTGGCCCACCTGCTGCAGTCCAAATCGGAGCTGTCCCACTACACCTTCTACTTCGTGGACTACGTTGGAGTCAGCATCTACCAGTACGGTAGTGCCCTGGCCCATTTCTACTACAGCTCCGACCAAGCCTGGTACGACAAGTTctggcttttcttcctcccGGCGGCTGCTTTCTGCGGCTGGCTGTCCTGCGCCGGCTGCTGCTACGCCAAATACCGCTACCGACGGCCCTACCCCATCATGAGGAAGATGTGCCAGGTGATCCCAGCCGGGCTGGCCTTCGTCTTGGACATCAGCCCCGTGGCTCACCGGGTGGTCGTGTGTCACCTGGGGGGCTGTGAGGAAGACGCCGCTTGGTACCACACCTACCAGATACTGTTTTTCCTTATCAGCGcgtatttcttctcctgcccgGTCCCCGAGAAGTACTTCCCCGGCTCCTGCGATATCGTCGGCCATGCCCACCAGATATTCCACACCTTCCTGGCCATCTGCACCCTCTCCCAGCTGGAGGCCATTTGCTTGGATTACAAGAACAGGCAGGAGATTTTCCTAAAGAGACACGGGCCTTTCTCCATCTATCTCTCCTGCGTCTCTTTTGTCGGCCTGGTGGCTTGCAGCGCCCTCACAGCCTACGTCCTGCGATGCAGGATCAAGGCCAGCCTGGCGAAAAAGGACTCCTGA